The following are encoded together in the Candidatus Methylomirabilis oxygeniifera genome:
- the livH gene encoding high-affinity branched-chain amino acid ABC transporter (permease protein) (Evidence 2a : Function of homologous gene experimentally demonstrated in an other organism; PubMedId : 2120183, 2195019, 3009409; Product type t : transporter): MLLQQLVNGLTLGSVYALIALGYTMVYGIIELINFAHGEVYMLGAYIGIVTFSLLTTLHLTSPDSAVTLVCMMIAAILFCGACGITIERLAYRPLRTAPRLSPLISALGVSIFLQNFVMLAQGPRDKGFPELFIQGGIDLPGGRISAIQLFIMATSVLMMVGLHLLVRRTRIGKAMRATAQDKQMASLVGIDVNRVISVTFLIGSALAAVAGVMVGMYYGLINFYIGYIAGVKAFTAAVLGGIGSIPGAMLGGVLLGLIESLGAGYISSEYKDVFAFAILILVLIFRPRGLLGADTSKRA; encoded by the coding sequence ATGCTGCTTCAACAGTTGGTGAACGGGTTGACGCTCGGCAGTGTCTATGCGCTGATCGCGCTAGGCTATACGATGGTCTACGGGATCATCGAGCTGATCAACTTTGCCCACGGCGAAGTGTACATGTTGGGTGCCTATATCGGGATCGTGACCTTCAGCCTCCTGACCACGCTGCATCTGACATCCCCCGATTCCGCCGTCACCCTCGTCTGCATGATGATTGCGGCGATCCTGTTCTGCGGCGCCTGCGGCATCACCATCGAACGGCTGGCCTACCGGCCCCTGCGCACGGCCCCGCGTTTGTCCCCCCTCATCAGCGCCCTTGGGGTCTCTATCTTTCTGCAGAACTTTGTCATGCTGGCCCAGGGCCCCAGGGATAAGGGATTCCCGGAGCTGTTCATACAGGGTGGGATCGACCTGCCGGGAGGCAGGATCAGCGCAATCCAACTCTTCATCATGGCTACCTCGGTCCTGATGATGGTGGGGCTGCACCTGCTGGTGCGTCGGACCAGGATCGGCAAGGCGATGCGGGCAACGGCCCAGGATAAACAGATGGCCAGCCTGGTCGGCATCGATGTGAACCGGGTGATCAGCGTGACGTTCCTGATCGGATCGGCGCTCGCGGCAGTGGCGGGAGTGATGGTCGGGATGTACTATGGTTTGATCAATTTCTATATCGGCTACATCGCCGGAGTCAAGGCCTTTACCGCCGCAGTGCTGGGGGGGATCGGCAGCATTCCCGGCGCGATGCTCGGGGGGGTGCTGCTGGGTCTCATTGAGAGTCTCGGCGCCGGCTATATCTCCAGCGAGTACAAAGACGTATTCGCGTTCGCCATTTTGATTCTTGTGCTGATCTTTCGCCCCAGGGGCCTGTTAGGCGCCGACACCTCCAAACGCGCCTAG
- the livK gene encoding high-affinity branched-chain amino acid ABC transporter (substrate-binding protein) (Evidence 2a : Function of homologous gene experimentally demonstrated in an other organism; PubMedId : 2120183, 2195019, 3009409; Product type t : transporter), whose translation MGRRWLCLWNALAFILLIAVNAHAAGTIKVGVAGPLTGDQGALGLELKNGAIIAVEEWNAKGGLLGQKIEIVWGDDQHDPKQAVAVANKFVNEGVVGVIGHFNSSCSIPASTIYRDGKVVQLTPASTNPRFTERGLWNVFRVCGRDDQQGGVAADFIVKKLKKTKVVVLHDKTTYGQGLADETVKALEKAKTKPVYYGSITQGDKDYRPVLTAVKQSDPEVLFYGGIYPEAVLLTKQMRELGMKTIFVSGDGVWAKEFIEIGGKAAEGAFITFTPDQTKIKEAQGVIRRHKEKFETAVGAYTVYSYVAAVLLFDAIAATQSTDSVKIADYIKQTKWKTALGPIEFDKKGDVLISPYVVWEVKNGKFVELR comes from the coding sequence ATGGGACGGCGGTGGTTGTGTTTGTGGAACGCTCTCGCGTTTATCCTGCTCATCGCCGTAAACGCCCACGCGGCCGGTACGATAAAGGTTGGTGTGGCCGGTCCACTAACGGGCGATCAAGGTGCGTTGGGGCTGGAGCTGAAGAATGGCGCCATCATTGCCGTGGAGGAGTGGAACGCCAAAGGCGGGCTGCTCGGACAGAAGATTGAGATTGTCTGGGGTGACGATCAACACGATCCGAAGCAGGCCGTTGCGGTCGCGAATAAGTTCGTGAATGAAGGGGTTGTCGGGGTGATCGGCCATTTCAACAGCAGTTGCTCGATTCCGGCTTCCACCATCTATCGCGATGGTAAGGTTGTCCAGCTTACGCCCGCGTCGACGAATCCGCGATTCACGGAGCGCGGCCTGTGGAACGTCTTTCGCGTATGCGGGCGAGACGACCAGCAGGGTGGTGTGGCGGCCGACTTCATTGTGAAGAAGCTGAAGAAGACCAAGGTCGTGGTCCTGCACGACAAGACCACCTACGGACAGGGACTGGCCGATGAAACGGTGAAGGCGCTGGAAAAGGCCAAGACCAAACCGGTCTATTACGGCAGCATCACGCAGGGTGATAAAGACTACCGACCGGTTCTGACCGCCGTTAAGCAGAGTGATCCGGAGGTCCTCTTTTATGGCGGCATCTACCCGGAGGCCGTCCTGCTTACCAAGCAGATGCGCGAGCTGGGGATGAAAACGATCTTTGTCAGCGGCGACGGCGTTTGGGCCAAGGAGTTCATTGAGATCGGCGGAAAGGCTGCGGAAGGTGCCTTTATCACCTTCACCCCGGACCAGACGAAGATCAAGGAAGCCCAGGGAGTGATTCGGCGACATAAAGAAAAGTTCGAGACCGCGGTGGGGGCCTACACCGTGTACAGTTATGTGGCTGCCGTGCTGCTCTTTGATGCGATTGCCGCGACTCAATCGACCGATAGCGTCAAGATCGCGGACTATATCAAGCAGACGAAATGGAAAACCGCCCTCGGACCGATTGAGTTCGATAAGAAGGGCGACGTACTCATATCGCCCTACGTCGTCTGGGAGGTAAAGAACGGAAAGTTTGTGGAACTTCGGTAG
- the thiE gene encoding Thiamine-phosphate pyrophosphorylase (TMP pyrophosphorylase) (TMP-PPase) (Thiamine-phosphate synthase) yields MIAPQACRLCVITNRQLGHGLSHFDIAARAIDGGATMIQLRDKAAGPRQLLSDARRIARLCRERGVRFIVNDRLDLALAADADGVHLGQDDLPPHAARAVLGTNKVLGVSTHSLEQALEAAEQGADYLGIGPIFATGTKATGYEPRGCDIIRQLRARIDLPLIAIGGIALSNVGEAMAAGATGVAVISAIVGADDITAATQAFATAIRQVEGKH; encoded by the coding sequence GTGATCGCTCCGCAGGCGTGTCGCCTGTGCGTCATTACCAACCGTCAGTTGGGACACGGGCTGAGCCACTTCGACATCGCGGCGCGAGCCATAGACGGCGGCGCAACGATGATCCAGCTCCGGGACAAAGCCGCCGGTCCCCGTCAGTTGTTATCCGATGCGCGTCGGATCGCCCGACTATGCCGGGAGCGCGGCGTCCGCTTCATTGTCAACGATAGACTGGACCTGGCGCTCGCCGCCGATGCCGATGGGGTCCACCTTGGACAGGACGACCTGCCGCCTCACGCTGCCCGGGCTGTCCTGGGGACCAACAAGGTTCTGGGGGTTTCTACCCACTCCCTTGAGCAGGCTCTTGAGGCGGCAGAGCAGGGGGCGGATTATCTCGGCATCGGGCCGATCTTTGCAACCGGCACCAAGGCGACCGGATACGAACCAAGGGGCTGCGACATCATTCGACAACTGCGCGCCCGAATTGATCTGCCGCTGATCGCCATCGGCGGCATCGCATTGAGCAACGTCGGAGAGGCCATGGCCGCCGGGGCGACTGGCGTTGCGGTGATCTCGGCGATCGTTGGCGCTGACGACATTACAGCAGCGACACAGGCCTTCGCGACCGCGATTCGGCAAGTGGAGGGCAAACACTGA
- the efp gene encoding Elongation factor P (EF-P), translating to MMISGGDLRPGVKVELDGSPFIVTDFQWVKPGKGGAFMRTKLKNMKTGAIIDRTFRTEEKLPKAEVEDRKVQFLYHDGDVYHFMDTGNFEQFTLDEKLLGDASGFLKEEMIISVLSHRGEPIEVVLPTFVELRVTETEPGFRGDTTSGGSKPATLETGATIQVPLFINIGDLLRVDTRTGAYVERA from the coding sequence ATGATGATTTCCGGAGGAGATCTGCGTCCTGGGGTGAAGGTCGAATTGGATGGAAGCCCCTTCATTGTCACAGACTTTCAGTGGGTCAAGCCAGGAAAAGGCGGTGCCTTCATGCGCACCAAGCTGAAGAATATGAAGACCGGCGCCATCATTGACCGCACCTTCAGGACTGAGGAGAAGCTCCCGAAGGCGGAGGTGGAGGATCGCAAGGTGCAATTTCTCTACCACGACGGTGATGTCTACCACTTCATGGATACCGGGAATTTCGAGCAGTTCACGCTGGACGAAAAACTGCTCGGAGACGCGAGCGGCTTCCTCAAGGAAGAGATGATCATTTCCGTCCTCAGCCATCGCGGGGAACCGATCGAGGTGGTACTTCCGACCTTCGTTGAACTCAGGGTCACAGAGACCGAACCCGGGTTCCGTGGCGACACCACGTCCGGTGGCTCCAAGCCGGCGACACTCGAAACAGGTGCCACGATCCAGGTGCCGCTGTTCATTAACATCGGCGATCTCCTGCGCGTCGACACCCGCACCGGCGCCTACGTCGAGCGCGCCTGA
- the aroQ gene encoding 3-dehydroquinate dehydratase type 2 (Evidence 2a : Function of homologous gene experimentally demonstrated in an other organism; PubMedId : 11937054, 2306211; Product type e : enzyme) — MNDATPGAGRRILVLNGPNLNLLGRREPDQYGRTTLKEIEDELKSCAASRGVEIRFIQSNHEGELIDAIHHAIGWADVMIVNAAGLTHSSVGLRDAIVGAAIPAIEVHLSNIYRREEFRHRSFIADVAVGQITGFGAFSYRLGLEAALQLLDQKGL, encoded by the coding sequence ATGAATGACGCAACGCCCGGCGCCGGAAGACGGATCCTGGTATTGAACGGTCCCAACTTGAACCTATTGGGGCGTCGAGAACCGGACCAGTATGGTCGTACGACGCTGAAAGAGATTGAGGATGAACTGAAATCCTGCGCGGCATCACGAGGGGTCGAGATCCGTTTTATTCAGTCGAACCACGAGGGCGAGCTCATCGATGCGATCCACCACGCTATAGGATGGGCCGATGTGATGATTGTGAACGCAGCCGGGTTGACGCATTCGAGCGTGGGGCTGCGGGATGCGATCGTTGGCGCGGCCATCCCTGCCATCGAGGTACATCTGTCAAACATCTATCGTCGCGAAGAGTTTCGTCATCGTTCTTTCATCGCTGATGTTGCCGTCGGGCAAATCACTGGATTCGGGGCCTTTAGTTATCGCCTGGGATTGGAGGCTGCCCTTCAGCTACTCGATCAAAAGGGATTGTGA
- the aroC gene encoding Chorismate synthase (5-enolpyruvylshikimate-3-phosphate phospholyase), whose product MLRYLTAGETHGPMLTTILEGIPANLPIAAGEITCELVRRQQGYGRGGRMRIEKDEANIVGGVRHGLTLGSPIAILIANRDWDNWKLTMDPTPAGRETDPKEPVTRPRPGHADLAGALKYGHQDIRNVLERASARETAARMAVGAVCKRLLLQFGVEVFSHVLAIGGIEAKTDGLSFAEIRERAELSPVRCADQHAGDAMMRKIDEAKSRGTSLGGVFEVVALNPPVGLGSYVQWDDKLDGRLAQAVMSIQAIKGVEIGLGFEGARRFGYETHDEIFYEDGCFMRRTNRAGGLEGGMSNGEPIVVRGAMKPIATQYAPMASVDLRTKEPFQASVERSDICAVPAAGVVGEAVVAFEIARAFREKFGGDSLEEMTRNYQAYVAAIRDR is encoded by the coding sequence ATGTTGCGTTACCTGACTGCCGGCGAAACCCACGGTCCTATGCTGACAACGATCCTGGAGGGTATCCCGGCCAATCTTCCGATCGCGGCCGGGGAGATCACGTGCGAGCTGGTGAGAAGGCAGCAGGGGTATGGACGCGGCGGTAGGATGCGCATCGAAAAGGACGAGGCCAACATTGTGGGCGGCGTTCGTCACGGTCTGACCTTGGGTAGCCCGATTGCCATCCTGATCGCGAACCGTGATTGGGATAACTGGAAGCTCACGATGGATCCGACGCCGGCCGGGAGGGAGACCGATCCAAAAGAACCCGTCACCCGACCAAGACCGGGACACGCGGATTTAGCCGGAGCGCTCAAGTACGGGCATCAGGATATCCGCAATGTACTTGAACGAGCCAGCGCCAGAGAAACGGCCGCACGTATGGCTGTCGGGGCCGTCTGCAAGCGGTTACTGCTGCAGTTCGGCGTTGAGGTATTCAGTCATGTCTTGGCGATCGGCGGGATCGAAGCCAAGACCGATGGCCTCTCGTTTGCGGAGATTCGAGAGCGCGCAGAACTCTCCCCGGTGCGATGCGCGGATCAGCATGCGGGTGATGCGATGATGCGGAAGATCGACGAGGCAAAGAGCAGGGGCACCAGCCTCGGGGGCGTCTTCGAGGTAGTCGCGCTCAATCCGCCGGTTGGGCTCGGTAGTTATGTGCAATGGGACGATAAACTCGACGGTCGGCTTGCCCAGGCGGTGATGAGCATTCAGGCGATCAAGGGGGTGGAGATTGGTCTGGGGTTTGAGGGCGCCCGGCGCTTCGGGTATGAAACACATGATGAGATCTTCTACGAGGACGGCTGCTTCATGCGGAGGACCAACCGGGCCGGTGGGTTGGAGGGGGGAATGTCGAACGGCGAACCGATTGTCGTTCGGGGCGCAATGAAGCCGATTGCCACACAGTACGCGCCAATGGCCTCAGTGGATCTTCGTACGAAAGAGCCGTTTCAGGCGAGCGTCGAGCGATCGGATATCTGTGCGGTCCCCGCCGCCGGGGTAGTTGGGGAGGCTGTTGTGGCGTTTGAGATTGCGCGGGCATTTCGTGAAAAGTTCGGTGGCGACAGCCTTGAGGAGATGACACGCAATTACCAGGCGTATGTCGCGGCTATTCGCGACCGCTGA